Proteins encoded together in one Priestia aryabhattai window:
- a CDS encoding MarR family winged helix-turn-helix transcriptional regulator: MKNNQEIELLNTWLSITNIQSNINHELEMVLQENYNLSLKEFYVLYFLSQTDDKKLRLQQLQEMIGLSQSALSRLVGRLEAKSCGALQRHICEDDRRGIYTRLTPLGEEKLDRALQTFYQVLQSILGKEHLQREFHFLMGKI; this comes from the coding sequence ATGAAAAATAATCAAGAAATCGAGCTTTTAAATACTTGGTTATCTATTACCAATATTCAATCGAATATTAATCATGAATTAGAAATGGTTTTGCAAGAAAACTATAATTTATCATTAAAAGAATTTTATGTTCTTTATTTTTTATCTCAAACAGATGATAAAAAATTGAGGTTACAGCAACTGCAAGAGATGATAGGCTTAAGTCAAAGTGCACTCTCAAGATTAGTAGGTAGACTTGAAGCAAAAAGTTGTGGGGCTTTACAACGGCATATATGTGAAGACGATCGTAGAGGAATTTATACACGTTTAACCCCATTAGGCGAAGAAAAGCTAGACAGGGCTTTACAGACTTTTTATCAAGTGCTTCAGTCCATTCTAGGAAAAGAACATCTTCAACGGGAGTTTCACTTTTTAATGGGAAAAATATAA
- a CDS encoding NADH:flavin oxidoreductase/NADH oxidase, translating into MDQHLFSSYKFKGLELKNRVVMSPMCQYSVEKKDGIATDWHYLHYVNRAIGGAGFIMIEMTDVEPDGRISDYDLGLWSDEQIPALARIVEACHRYGAKVGIQIAHAGRKAEDAEVPVAPSAIPFDEKSKTPRALSTDEVKEMVEKFRKAVQRAVKAGFDAIEIHGAHGYLIHQFHSPLTNKREDEYGKDLTKFGREIIEAAKAEIPEDMPLMMRISAKEYVEGGYDINGSIEFAKEYQKAGVDIFDISSGGEGPIAAWGKPGTHAAYQVPLAREIKKALGIPVIAVGRLDDPALANAVIGNKEADLVAVGRGMLRNPHWALEAATTLKKETTVPKQYADGFRR; encoded by the coding sequence ATGGATCAACATTTATTTAGTTCTTATAAGTTCAAAGGTTTAGAATTAAAAAACCGAGTTGTGATGTCTCCAATGTGTCAATATTCAGTTGAAAAGAAAGATGGTATTGCTACAGATTGGCATTACCTACACTATGTAAACCGAGCAATCGGAGGTGCTGGTTTTATTATGATCGAGATGACAGATGTAGAACCAGATGGACGTATTTCAGACTATGATTTAGGATTATGGTCAGATGAACAGATTCCTGCTCTAGCACGCATTGTGGAAGCTTGTCACCGTTATGGAGCAAAAGTGGGTATCCAAATTGCTCACGCTGGTCGTAAAGCAGAAGACGCAGAAGTACCAGTTGCTCCTTCAGCCATTCCATTTGATGAGAAATCAAAAACACCAAGAGCTCTTTCAACAGATGAAGTCAAAGAAATGGTTGAAAAGTTTCGTAAGGCTGTACAACGTGCTGTAAAAGCAGGGTTCGATGCCATTGAAATTCATGGAGCTCATGGTTATTTAATCCATCAATTCCATTCTCCTTTAACAAATAAACGCGAAGATGAGTATGGAAAAGACCTTACAAAGTTTGGTCGAGAAATTATTGAAGCAGCGAAAGCTGAAATCCCAGAAGATATGCCATTAATGATGCGTATTTCTGCTAAAGAATATGTTGAAGGTGGATATGACATCAACGGAAGTATTGAATTTGCGAAAGAATACCAAAAAGCAGGAGTAGATATCTTTGACATCTCTTCAGGTGGGGAAGGACCGATTGCTGCTTGGGGAAAACCTGGTACACATGCAGCTTACCAAGTACCATTAGCTAGAGAAATTAAGAAAGCTCTTGGTATTCCGGTGATTGCAGTGGGAAGATTAGATGACCCTGCATTGGCAAATGCTGTAATCGGAAATAAAGAAGCAGACCTTGTAGCTGTTGGCCGAGGCATGTTACGTAACCCTCACTGGGCATTAGAAGCTGCAACTACATTGAAAAAAGAGACGACTGTGCCTAAACAGTACGCAGATGGTTTTAGAAGATAA
- a CDS encoding SDR family oxidoreductase — protein sequence MSYIQDKVVIITGSSSGIGEATAIHLAKNGASVVLAARNEEKLKNIADRINKEGGTASYKVTDVTNKEDVQSLVDFTVDKFGRVDTLINSAGMMLFSMWDNAHVDEWETMIDLNIKGVLYGVVAVLPHMKKQGSGQIINVGSIAGHAIGEGHGVYSSTKYAVRAITESLRKEVSVKHNIQAVLVSPGVIATNWQDTVTDKDVKGVLEELNEVAIDVEYVAETIGFVVNKPANVMINDVIVTPTAQEW from the coding sequence ATGTCATATATTCAAGATAAAGTAGTCATTATTACAGGATCTTCAAGTGGGATTGGGGAAGCAACAGCGATTCATCTTGCAAAGAATGGAGCTTCGGTCGTTCTAGCTGCTAGAAATGAAGAGAAACTAAAAAATATAGCAGATCGAATTAACAAAGAAGGGGGAACGGCCTCTTATAAGGTAACAGATGTTACGAATAAAGAAGACGTTCAATCTCTCGTAGACTTTACAGTGGATAAATTCGGACGCGTAGATACCTTAATTAACAGTGCAGGAATGATGTTGTTCTCCATGTGGGATAACGCACATGTAGACGAATGGGAAACGATGATTGACCTTAACATAAAAGGTGTGCTGTATGGAGTAGTTGCAGTCCTTCCTCATATGAAGAAACAAGGAAGTGGACAGATCATTAATGTCGGTTCCATTGCTGGTCATGCGATTGGTGAAGGTCATGGTGTGTATAGCTCTACGAAGTATGCAGTAAGAGCCATTACTGAAAGTCTACGTAAAGAGGTATCAGTCAAACATAATATTCAAGCTGTTTTAGTCTCACCAGGTGTTATTGCAACTAATTGGCAGGATACAGTGACAGACAAAGATGTAAAAGGCGTTCTAGAAGAGCTGAATGAGGTAGCTATTGACGTAGAGTATGTAGCTGAAACCATTGGATTTGTGGTAAATAAGCCAGCGAACGTTATGATTAACGATGTAATTGTGACACCTACAGCTCAAGAGTGGTAA
- a CDS encoding NAD(P)H-binding protein has protein sequence MKVLVVGANGRVGSYLVDKLVENGHFVYAGTRRDNLTSNSSNIRYVHIDLLASADVIAENMYDAEVIFFVAGSRGKDLLKIDLNGAVNVMRAAESKNIKRFIMLSSVFSLEPDKWDQTFLKDLTNYNIAKHFADQSLINNTKLDYTILQPGVLKEEPGSGTIDVNIDHPGENAIENVVDTLVQIVQDRNTIGKVITMKDGKTPIAEALRNL, from the coding sequence ATGAAGGTATTGGTAGTAGGAGCGAATGGTCGAGTAGGTTCGTATCTTGTTGATAAATTAGTTGAAAATGGACATTTTGTTTACGCAGGAACGAGAAGAGATAACCTCACAAGCAATTCGAGCAATATTCGTTATGTCCATATAGATTTATTAGCTAGCGCTGACGTAATAGCTGAAAATATGTATGACGCAGAAGTTATTTTCTTTGTGGCTGGTTCTAGAGGAAAAGATTTGTTAAAAATTGACTTAAATGGTGCTGTCAATGTGATGCGTGCTGCTGAAAGCAAGAACATAAAAAGATTTATTATGCTTAGTTCCGTATTTTCTCTTGAACCAGACAAGTGGGACCAGACTTTTCTAAAAGATTTAACAAACTATAATATTGCCAAACATTTTGCTGATCAATCGCTAATTAATAATACCAAGCTAGACTATACAATCTTACAGCCTGGCGTTTTAAAAGAGGAGCCTGGATCTGGAACAATAGATGTCAATATTGATCACCCTGGTGAAAATGCTATAGAAAATGTAGTGGACACGTTAGTTCAAATTGTACAAGATCGTAATACTATTGGAAAAGTCATCACAATGAAAGATGGTAAAACTCCTATAGCAGAAGCCTTGCGAAATTTATAA
- a CDS encoding nuclear transport factor 2 family protein, producing MSKTPIKDSDEIITVVNKYIEGLISGDKEVVKQAFHKDATMYGYNTTDGFLGGSINNLWGFMDKAGPAKNLKSRVDILDVEGTIASVRVSLENDAYGESYTDFHQLLKLDGEWIIISKLFHLHS from the coding sequence ATGAGCAAAACACCAATAAAAGATTCCGATGAGATCATTACAGTAGTGAATAAGTATATTGAAGGCCTTATTTCAGGTGACAAAGAAGTAGTAAAGCAAGCTTTTCATAAAGATGCAACTATGTACGGTTACAACACAACTGATGGCTTTCTAGGAGGATCTATTAATAACTTATGGGGATTTATGGATAAAGCTGGTCCTGCAAAGAATCTGAAATCAAGAGTTGATATTCTAGATGTTGAAGGAACAATTGCTTCTGTTCGTGTAAGTTTAGAAAACGATGCATATGGTGAATCATACACTGATTTTCATCAATTACTTAAACTAGATGGTGAATGGATCATTATTTCAAAACTATTCCACCTTCACTCGTGA
- a CDS encoding phosphorylase family protein, whose protein sequence is MKLYGDFQKEDWLKVLRIPEKNVPGSFIIHGEWGFEDNLNLWREILCEELLVPKWNTLVGKYKNLNIGYANVYGSPMASNIVHQFACSGTEIFIQTGYFGGLSSEVRYGDILIVTAAEMKDGVSQWYLPEQIVVESNKELVEAACEYCERKDYRYVTGTVVSMSAMLLETHEMVKEWALKGYDGVDMETATTLAIAHKFNKKAIGLLNLSDHIINGDTLYSYTRDRELIEAETDKAIRDVALYLSEKFKGRQTL, encoded by the coding sequence ATGAAGCTTTATGGTGATTTTCAAAAAGAAGATTGGTTGAAGGTACTTCGTATACCAGAGAAAAACGTACCTGGCTCATTTATTATTCATGGAGAATGGGGATTTGAGGATAACTTAAACTTATGGAGAGAGATCTTATGTGAAGAGCTTCTTGTACCTAAATGGAACACTTTAGTTGGAAAATATAAAAACCTAAATATAGGATATGCAAATGTATATGGAAGTCCTATGGCGTCTAATATTGTACATCAGTTTGCCTGTAGTGGTACTGAAATATTTATACAAACTGGCTACTTTGGTGGACTATCTTCAGAAGTTAGATATGGGGACATCCTAATTGTTACAGCTGCTGAAATGAAGGATGGTGTCTCTCAATGGTACTTGCCGGAACAAATAGTTGTAGAGTCAAATAAGGAATTAGTGGAAGCTGCTTGTGAATATTGTGAGAGGAAAGACTATAGATATGTTACAGGCACCGTTGTCAGTATGAGTGCTATGCTCCTTGAAACGCATGAGATGGTAAAAGAGTGGGCTTTAAAAGGTTATGATGGAGTAGATATGGAAACAGCTACTACCTTAGCAATTGCCCATAAATTCAATAAAAAGGCTATTGGTTTATTGAATTTATCGGATCATATTATAAATGGAGATACGTTATACTCATACACTAGGGATAGAGAGTTGATAGAGGCTGAAACGGACAAGGCTATTCGAGATGTTGCTTTATATTTAAGTGAAAAATTTAAAGGTAGACAGACACTCTAA
- a CDS encoding GNAT family N-acetyltransferase, with amino-acid sequence MIIGNEKLEIRELLESDKLFLIKWLNDPLILQYYEGRDNPHDTEMVNQNFYQQEDNVTCCIIEFEQKAIGYIQFYPLDSQEKKEYGYGDLDDIYGTDQFIGEIDYWDKGIGTRLMKLMIDYLMYKKHSEKIVLDPQAWNQRAIACYEKCGFQKVKYLPKHEYHEGELRDCWLMEYSK; translated from the coding sequence ATGATAATAGGCAATGAAAAGTTAGAGATTCGAGAACTTCTGGAATCGGATAAACTTTTTTTGATAAAGTGGCTAAACGACCCCCTGATCCTTCAATATTATGAAGGGCGTGACAATCCTCATGATACTGAAATGGTTAATCAAAATTTCTATCAACAAGAGGATAATGTTACATGCTGCATCATAGAGTTTGAACAAAAAGCTATTGGTTATATTCAATTCTATCCCTTAGATTCTCAAGAGAAAAAAGAATATGGATATGGCGACTTAGATGATATATATGGAACAGATCAGTTTATCGGGGAGATAGATTATTGGGACAAAGGAATTGGAACACGCTTAATGAAATTAATGATTGATTACTTAATGTATAAGAAGCATTCAGAAAAAATTGTACTAGACCCGCAAGCATGGAACCAAAGAGCAATAGCATGTTATGAAAAATGTGGTTTTCAAAAGGTTAAATACCTTCCCAAGCATGAATATCATGAGGGGGAACTTAGAGACTGTTGGTTAATGGAGTATAGTAAATAG
- a CDS encoding nucleotidyltransferase domain-containing protein has product MSFEKCKYITSLLSGFDKPWFFAGGWAIDLFIGRETRTHEDIEIALYRKDQLKIKAYLKEWDFKKVVKGEFYLWKNEFLELPIHEIHAFNNRNKDIMEILLNETTEGNWLFRRNFKISYPLNSLWSYSNEGMPYLNPEITLLYKTKNTREKDHDDFITVKDFLSEKQKEWLKNVITLQEPNHKWIDLL; this is encoded by the coding sequence ATGTCATTTGAAAAATGTAAGTACATCACCTCTCTTTTATCTGGTTTTGACAAACCTTGGTTTTTTGCTGGCGGTTGGGCTATCGATCTTTTTATTGGCAGGGAGACAAGAACCCACGAAGATATAGAAATTGCATTATACCGAAAAGACCAATTAAAAATAAAGGCCTATTTAAAAGAATGGGATTTCAAAAAGGTCGTTAAGGGAGAGTTCTACCTCTGGAAAAATGAATTCTTAGAGCTCCCTATTCATGAAATACATGCTTTTAATAATAGAAATAAAGATATTATGGAAATACTCCTTAATGAAACAACTGAAGGTAACTGGCTATTTAGAAGGAATTTTAAAATATCGTATCCTCTTAATTCATTATGGAGTTATTCTAATGAAGGTATGCCGTACTTAAATCCTGAAATTACTCTTTTATATAAAACAAAGAATACAAGGGAGAAAGATCATGATGATTTTATTACTGTTAAAGACTTTCTTAGTGAAAAACAAAAAGAATGGCTTAAGAATGTAATCACATTACAAGAGCCAAACCATAAATGGATTGATTTATTATAG
- a CDS encoding GrpB family protein, producing MLGLERGLVKLEPYDYNWLILFDKERELLSSQLKGLIIKIEHVGSTSIEGLFAKPIIDIAIGVSSLDKVIKIREKVKGIGYLEVPVSIDGKHVFAKNKENKITHFLHIMIYNHDLWKDQISFRDYLRSFPDAKMEYVKLKEELTNKYPNDVVSYTNEKKEFMDNILKRAKELG from the coding sequence ATGTTAGGATTAGAACGTGGTTTAGTAAAACTCGAACCTTATGATTATAATTGGCTTATATTATTTGATAAGGAGAGGGAGTTACTATCTTCTCAATTAAAAGGGCTTATTATAAAAATTGAACACGTCGGAAGTACATCAATTGAAGGCCTCTTTGCTAAACCAATCATTGATATTGCGATTGGTGTTAGTTCTTTGGATAAGGTTATAAAAATAAGAGAAAAAGTAAAGGGAATTGGATACCTTGAGGTTCCCGTAAGTATAGATGGCAAACACGTATTTGCAAAGAATAAAGAAAATAAGATCACTCATTTTTTACATATAATGATATATAATCATGATTTATGGAAGGATCAAATTTCCTTCAGAGATTATTTAAGGTCCTTTCCAGATGCAAAGATGGAGTATGTAAAACTAAAAGAAGAACTTACAAATAAATATCCTAATGATGTTGTTTCATACACAAATGAAAAAAAGGAGTTTATGGACAACATATTAAAAAGGGCAAAGGAATTGGGATGA
- a CDS encoding GNAT family N-acetyltransferase encodes MKEINSIRIDPTIKRLLSYATSEEKIDEEYNKYICSPNRKLYSGGVNGEIISCIGVEIHNSRDGVIKHIAVLPKERGSGMGSSMIRFICKEHNLNSISAETDKDAVLFYANFGFRITSLGEKYPGVERFLCELDLK; translated from the coding sequence ATGAAAGAAATTAATTCTATTAGGATTGATCCAACAATAAAAAGGCTGTTATCTTATGCGACTTCAGAAGAGAAGATTGATGAAGAATATAATAAATACATTTGTTCGCCAAACCGAAAATTATATAGTGGTGGAGTTAATGGAGAAATAATTAGTTGTATAGGAGTTGAAATTCATAATTCCAGAGATGGTGTAATAAAACACATTGCTGTTTTACCAAAAGAAAGAGGAAGTGGAATGGGAAGTAGCATGATTAGATTTATCTGTAAGGAACATAATCTAAATTCAATTTCGGCTGAGACCGATAAAGATGCAGTATTGTTTTATGCTAACTTTGGTTTTCGCATAACTAGCTTGGGTGAAAAGTATCCTGGAGTGGAACGCTTTTTATGTGAGCTTGATTTGAAATGA
- a CDS encoding inorganic diphosphatase: MLENYLGKEVVVKVDRPLGSKHPTYNYIYPLNYGYIPGTKATDGEEVDAYILGEAHSLDQYKGIVIGIVHRKNNIEDKLIVSNKSFSLEEIQQVLHFQEQYFNTEIIMNRGFL; this comes from the coding sequence TTGTTAGAAAATTATCTTGGTAAAGAGGTAGTTGTAAAAGTAGATAGACCTTTGGGGTCAAAGCATCCAACGTATAATTATATTTATCCTTTGAATTATGGTTACATCCCTGGAACAAAGGCTACCGATGGCGAAGAGGTTGATGCTTATATATTAGGGGAAGCTCATTCTTTAGACCAATATAAAGGCATTGTAATAGGGATAGTACACAGAAAAAACAATATAGAAGATAAGCTTATTGTATCTAATAAAAGCTTTTCTTTAGAAGAGATTCAACAAGTCTTACACTTTCAGGAGCAGTACTTTAATACCGAAATTATTATGAACAGAGGCTTCTTATAA
- a CDS encoding DHH family phosphoesterase, with amino-acid sequence MYKLLSHTDLDGVGCGILAKLAFGDRIKIRYNSIASLNREVEWFLENEERNTHLFITDLSVNEENEKRLEEFYQTGGKVQLLDHHKTALHFNEYEWGHVIVEDNEGNLASGTSLFYEYLIENELIQTSDAVNEFVELVRQYDTWEWEKNNNQEAHRLNALFFLISIDEFEEKMVNRLQNNDHFFFDEFEQKILDMEEDKVERYIRRKRRELVQTSIGDYLAGIVYAESYHSELGNELGKEYPHLDYIAMLNMGGKRISLRTIHDHVDVSEVAGHYGGGGHAKAAGCSLTNEAYNQFVTDTFHLDPVREDAKRNRYNLKESSYGSLYETQNEDMFLISLQNEDEWIVENSKGLSIHTFKSFKEAETFLKRNYAAWLVRDDIFVKYLLKYIKKLKQGE; translated from the coding sequence ATGTATAAATTGTTATCACATACGGATTTAGATGGAGTTGGATGCGGAATTTTAGCAAAGTTAGCTTTTGGAGACCGAATAAAAATTCGTTATAACTCTATTGCATCACTTAACCGTGAAGTAGAATGGTTTTTAGAAAATGAAGAAAGAAACACACATTTATTTATTACAGATTTATCAGTAAACGAAGAGAATGAAAAAAGACTTGAAGAATTTTACCAAACAGGAGGAAAAGTCCAACTGCTTGACCATCACAAAACAGCTCTTCATTTTAACGAATATGAATGGGGACACGTTATCGTGGAAGATAACGAAGGAAATTTAGCCTCAGGAACGTCCTTGTTTTATGAATATCTTATAGAAAATGAGCTTATACAGACTTCAGATGCTGTTAATGAATTTGTAGAACTAGTAAGACAGTATGATACTTGGGAATGGGAAAAGAACAATAACCAAGAGGCACATAGGCTAAATGCCCTCTTCTTTTTAATATCTATTGACGAGTTTGAAGAAAAAATGGTTAACAGGCTTCAAAACAATGACCACTTCTTTTTTGACGAGTTTGAACAAAAGATATTAGATATGGAAGAAGATAAAGTAGAGCGTTATATTCGTCGAAAAAGACGAGAATTGGTGCAAACCTCTATAGGTGACTATTTAGCAGGAATTGTGTACGCGGAATCGTATCATTCAGAACTTGGAAATGAATTAGGAAAAGAATATCCTCATCTTGATTACATTGCCATGTTGAATATGGGAGGAAAGAGAATTAGTCTTCGAACTATTCATGATCATGTCGATGTATCGGAAGTTGCTGGTCACTATGGAGGCGGAGGTCATGCCAAAGCTGCTGGATGTTCTTTAACTAATGAGGCTTATAACCAGTTTGTAACGGATACATTTCATCTGGATCCTGTGCGAGAGGATGCAAAGAGAAACCGATATAATTTAAAAGAATCTTCATATGGTTCTCTCTACGAGACTCAAAATGAGGATATGTTCCTTATTTCTCTACAGAATGAGGATGAATGGATTGTTGAAAATAGCAAAGGATTATCAATTCATACATTTAAAAGTTTTAAGGAAGCCGAAACCTTTTTAAAAAGGAATTATGCAGCTTGGTTAGTAAGAGATGATATCTTTGTAAAATATTTACTAAAGTATATAAAGAAACTAAAGCAGGGAGAATAA
- a CDS encoding SDR family NAD(P)-dependent oxidoreductase has product MSKCPLIVMTGATSGIGQIAAIEMAKRRAHLVLTARNKERAKATEKLIKEASPETDVNFYFGDLSIMKDVRRMGLEIKQNYSKIDILIHNAGLHRFEQCVTSEGFSEMIAVNYLAPWLLTNTLKDSLVKAENGKIINVASEASRNHRDLKLPYDLTDISPFTVRGSSEIYGKTKLLNIMFTGELARQFSGTKVITNAINPGFNNTGLGRDLHLSTLLGKFFKLINIGNPKRGADIIIRLAFDPEYERVTGGYFNVGTGAKVDPIYPGEDIFMQQLLWNNTKELLLEYLT; this is encoded by the coding sequence ATGTCTAAGTGTCCATTAATTGTAATGACTGGGGCTACCAGTGGTATCGGTCAGATTGCCGCAATTGAAATGGCAAAACGTAGAGCACATTTAGTGTTGACTGCCCGTAACAAAGAGCGAGCTAAAGCAACTGAAAAATTAATTAAAGAAGCTTCGCCAGAGACGGACGTTAACTTCTATTTTGGTGATTTATCGATAATGAAAGATGTACGCCGTATGGGTCTGGAGATAAAACAGAATTATTCAAAAATCGATATACTCATTCACAATGCTGGACTCCATAGGTTCGAGCAGTGCGTTACCTCTGAAGGATTTTCTGAAATGATTGCGGTAAACTATCTAGCACCTTGGCTACTTACAAATACGTTAAAAGATTCTCTAGTAAAAGCAGAGAATGGCAAAATTATTAATGTTGCTTCAGAAGCCTCCCGAAATCATAGAGATTTGAAGTTACCATATGATTTGACGGACATATCTCCATTTACAGTAAGGGGATCATCTGAAATTTATGGGAAAACAAAACTTCTAAATATTATGTTTACTGGTGAACTAGCACGGCAGTTTTCTGGTACCAAGGTCATTACCAATGCTATTAATCCTGGTTTTAATAATACTGGACTTGGCAGAGATCTGCATCTATCTACTTTATTAGGGAAGTTTTTTAAGTTAATTAATATCGGTAATCCAAAAAGAGGGGCTGATATCATTATTCGTTTAGCATTTGATCCCGAATACGAAAGAGTCACAGGAGGATACTTTAATGTTGGAACAGGAGCAAAGGTTGATCCGATATATCCTGGAGAAGATATTTTTATGCAACAACTTTTATGGAATAATACAAAAGAATTATTGTTAGAGTATTTAACGTAA
- a CDS encoding MarR family winged helix-turn-helix transcriptional regulator translates to MDINNFDLRENLKLALGEQLNALISEAHALNVKTASAFDETMHAAAFVVVRWLYSHGPTNATNLAESTAMDRSSISRLIRQLRNQGYVKSERDSKDRRGVLLSLTELGHEKTIKALKEKESIFYERISRLTDTELKAYIEMLKKLTIQSP, encoded by the coding sequence ATGGATATTAATAATTTTGACTTAAGAGAAAATCTGAAGTTAGCTCTTGGTGAACAGCTCAATGCATTAATTAGCGAAGCACATGCACTTAACGTCAAAACTGCATCTGCATTTGATGAAACTATGCATGCAGCAGCCTTTGTGGTGGTTCGTTGGTTATATTCTCATGGTCCTACTAATGCCACGAATTTAGCTGAATCAACTGCTATGGACCGCAGCTCTATCAGTAGACTTATTAGGCAATTGAGAAATCAAGGATATGTAAAGAGCGAAAGAGATTCTAAAGACCGTCGAGGAGTACTATTATCCTTAACTGAACTAGGTCATGAAAAAACCATAAAAGCACTAAAAGAAAAAGAATCGATTTTTTACGAACGTATTTCACGTTTAACTGATACAGAATTAAAAGCATATATTGAAATGCTAAAAAAACTAACGATACAAAGCCCATAA
- a CDS encoding DMT family transporter produces MFKVFSGIISVTLIWGYTWVTMKIAISDIPPFLFSSLRLLIGAIPLFIILIIQRKRLFVDKENFKSYLIMSLLMSLGYMAILTYGMQFVDSGKTSVLVYTMPIFVTIISHFKLDEKINIYKMVGLIFGLLGLLFILGLEITNPDTKVIFGELLILLSALSWGLANVFSKIRFKNIDVIHMNAWQLIIGALFLFILSLILEPSYSIEWSNKALLSLLFNGLFSTAFTFVVWFWVLKKINASKASMALMFVPILGIVFGWLQLEENITISIVVGSFLICVGIFMNTYNLKSTRKEKKTESPAIER; encoded by the coding sequence ATGTTTAAAGTTTTTTCGGGAATAATCTCTGTTACTCTTATTTGGGGATATACATGGGTTACAATGAAAATAGCAATTAGTGACATCCCCCCGTTTTTATTTTCATCTTTACGTTTATTAATAGGGGCAATTCCTTTATTTATCATTTTAATCATTCAAAGAAAGAGACTCTTTGTAGACAAAGAAAATTTTAAAAGCTATCTCATCATGAGTTTGTTAATGTCATTAGGATATATGGCTATTCTTACTTATGGTATGCAATTTGTAGATTCAGGAAAAACGTCTGTTTTAGTATATACAATGCCTATATTTGTCACAATCATTAGTCACTTCAAACTAGATGAGAAAATTAATATTTATAAAATGGTTGGATTGATTTTTGGCCTACTAGGTCTTTTATTTATTTTAGGACTAGAAATTACTAATCCTGATACAAAAGTGATATTCGGAGAATTATTAATTTTACTTTCAGCCCTTAGTTGGGGATTAGCTAATGTTTTTAGCAAAATTAGATTTAAAAACATAGATGTTATTCATATGAATGCTTGGCAACTTATTATAGGAGCATTATTCTTATTCATTCTCTCTTTAATATTAGAACCAAGTTATTCAATCGAATGGTCTAATAAAGCACTTTTATCATTATTGTTTAATGGTTTGTTTTCCACTGCCTTTACATTCGTAGTGTGGTTTTGGGTACTTAAAAAAATAAATGCTTCGAAAGCCTCGATGGCATTAATGTTTGTTCCCATATTAGGTATTGTATTTGGATGGCTGCAGCTCGAGGAAAATATAACAATTAGTATTGTTGTTGGATCATTTTTGATATGCGTTGGTATCTTTATGAATACGTACAATCTTAAGAGTACTAGAAAAGAAAAGAAAACAGAATCTCCAGCAATTGAACGTTAA